One segment of Methylotenera versatilis 79 DNA contains the following:
- the fabB gene encoding beta-ketoacyl-ACP synthase I → MRRVVITGLGIVSSLGNNKAEVKESLYAGKSGISFQPEYAERGMRSQVAGSVKLDVQDLIDRKLMRFMAKGHAYAWIALQEAIADAALGENLVSNVRTGIIVGGGGPSTESIEESNQILAEKGIRRVGPYMVTKAMCSGIVATLATGAKIKGVNYSISSACSTSAHCIGVGVEQIQLGKQDIVFAGGGEEEHWSLSYLFDAMGAMSSKYNDTPTKASRTYDADRDGFVISGGGGILVLEEYEHAKARGAKIYAEVIGYGATSDGYDMVAPSGEGAERCMKLALTDHDGNKIDHVDYINTHGTSTPVGDTKELEAIHAVFSSGEYGELPAIASTKSLSGHALGAAGVNEAIYTLIMMENNFIAASANIDTLDPAAVGLPIATKRIDKVKITTALSNSFGFGGTNASLILSTKNL, encoded by the coding sequence ATGCGCCGTGTCGTAATCACTGGGCTAGGCATCGTATCTAGCCTCGGTAATAATAAAGCAGAAGTGAAAGAAAGCTTATATGCAGGAAAATCTGGCATTAGCTTTCAGCCAGAGTACGCAGAGCGCGGTATGCGCTCACAGGTGGCGGGTTCCGTTAAGCTAGATGTGCAGGATTTGATTGACCGCAAACTCATGCGTTTTATGGCTAAAGGTCATGCTTATGCATGGATTGCCTTACAAGAAGCAATTGCAGATGCCGCATTGGGTGAGAATCTGGTTTCCAATGTGCGTACCGGTATCATTGTCGGTGGTGGTGGCCCATCAACCGAGAGTATTGAAGAAAGTAATCAAATACTTGCTGAGAAAGGCATTCGCCGTGTCGGACCTTATATGGTCACGAAGGCTATGTGTAGTGGCATTGTGGCTACTCTTGCCACTGGTGCCAAAATTAAAGGTGTTAACTACAGCATCAGTTCTGCCTGTTCAACTAGCGCGCACTGTATCGGTGTAGGTGTGGAGCAGATTCAACTTGGAAAACAAGATATCGTATTTGCAGGTGGCGGTGAAGAGGAACATTGGAGCTTGTCTTACTTGTTCGATGCGATGGGGGCAATGTCAAGCAAGTACAACGACACGCCTACTAAAGCATCGCGTACTTATGACGCCGACCGAGACGGTTTTGTGATTTCTGGTGGCGGCGGTATTTTAGTCTTAGAAGAATATGAGCACGCCAAAGCACGCGGCGCTAAAATCTATGCCGAAGTCATTGGCTATGGTGCGACATCAGACGGTTATGACATGGTTGCGCCAAGTGGCGAGGGCGCAGAGCGCTGCATGAAATTGGCGTTAACAGATCATGATGGCAATAAAATCGACCATGTGGATTATATTAATACGCACGGCACGAGTACGCCTGTTGGCGATACCAAAGAGTTAGAAGCGATTCACGCGGTGTTTAGTAGTGGCGAATACGGTGAGTTACCAGCAATCGCTTCAACTAAATCACTTTCTGGCCATGCTCTAGGTGCCGCTGGTGTGAATGAAGCGATTTACACGTTGATTATGATGGAAAATAATTTCATTGCAGCATCAGCTAATATCGACACGCTTGATCCTGCTGCAGTTGGTTTACCGATTGCCACAAAGCGTATTGATAAAGTTAAAA
- the fabA gene encoding 3-hydroxyacyl-[acyl-carrier-protein] dehydratase FabA, which translates to MTTKQNSFTKEELLKCGRGELFGPGNAQLPLPPMLMFDRIVKITEGDGKYGHGQIVAELDIRPDLWFFDCHFTGDPVMPGCLGLDAMWQLVGFYLGWMGGPGRGRALGAGEVKFSGQVLPTAKVATYTIDLKRVIMRKLVMGIADATMSLDGREIYAANDLRVGLFTRTDNF; encoded by the coding sequence ATGACAACTAAACAAAACAGCTTTACCAAAGAAGAATTATTAAAATGCGGACGCGGAGAGCTGTTTGGCCCAGGTAATGCACAATTGCCTTTGCCACCTATGTTGATGTTTGATCGCATTGTTAAAATTACCGAAGGTGATGGTAAATATGGTCATGGTCAAATCGTAGCAGAACTGGATATTCGACCAGATTTATGGTTTTTTGATTGCCATTTTACGGGTGACCCAGTCATGCCAGGTTGTTTAGGTTTAGATGCGATGTGGCAATTAGTTGGTTTTTATTTAGGTTGGATGGGCGGTCCTGGCCGTGGTCGCGCATTGGGCGCGGGCGAGGTGAAATTTAGCGGGCAAGTGTTGCCAACCGCTAAAGTAGCGACTTATACCATAGATTTAAAACGCGTTATTATGCGTAAATTGGTGATGGGCATTGCTGATGCGACCATGTCATTAGATGGGCGCGAAATATATGCAGCGAATGATTTGCGGGTGGGTTTATTTACACGTACAGATAATTTTTAA
- a CDS encoding AAA family ATPase: MSDRLLADWRQHALTLETEVNKVVVGQQNPVRLITTAIFARGHVLLEGDVGVGKTTLLRAFTRGIGGGYQRIEGTIDLMPNDLVYHTYLGEDGKPHVSAGPLLMSGENLSVFFFNEINRARPQVHSLLLRVMAERTLSAFNKEHVFPHMIVFADRNQVEKEETFEIPSAARDRFMMEIPIVVPNDDDIMSGLMFDTRFHDVDALIDTVKPDVLKFDELNAFSGVIQKNIDASKTLEKYALNLWKATRKPTDFSVKVTNVDMNRLVLAGASPRGMSMMLRAARVNAWLNERTAITPEDIHAVFHETVAHRLVFSPVYEMRRTEIAREMLSNIINAVAAP, encoded by the coding sequence ATGAGTGACCGTCTCTTAGCCGATTGGCGTCAACATGCGCTGACTTTAGAAACCGAAGTGAACAAAGTAGTGGTTGGTCAGCAAAACCCTGTTCGATTGATTACTACTGCGATTTTTGCGCGTGGCCACGTTTTGCTTGAAGGTGATGTTGGCGTGGGCAAAACCACACTATTGCGCGCTTTTACACGCGGTATTGGCGGCGGTTATCAACGTATCGAAGGCACAATTGATTTGATGCCGAACGATTTGGTGTATCACACGTATTTGGGTGAAGATGGCAAACCGCACGTAAGCGCTGGTCCATTATTGATGTCTGGCGAAAATCTATCGGTATTTTTCTTTAACGAAATCAACCGCGCACGTCCGCAAGTGCATTCTTTGTTATTACGCGTGATGGCAGAACGTACGCTATCTGCGTTCAATAAAGAACACGTTTTCCCGCATATGATTGTGTTTGCAGATCGCAACCAAGTCGAAAAAGAGGAAACATTTGAAATCCCTTCTGCGGCGCGTGACCGTTTTATGATGGAAATCCCAATCGTGGTGCCAAATGACGATGACATTATGTCTGGCCTGATGTTTGATACGCGTTTTCATGACGTGGATGCTTTGATTGACACGGTTAAACCCGATGTATTGAAATTCGATGAGTTAAATGCGTTTTCTGGTGTGATTCAAAAAAATATCGACGCTTCAAAAACACTGGAAAAATATGCGTTAAATCTTTGGAAAGCCACACGTAAACCAACTGACTTTAGTGTAAAAGTAACCAATGTCGATATGAATCGCTTAGTGCTTGCCGGCGCCAGCCCGCGCGGTATGAGCATGATGTTACGTGCAGCACGCGTGAACGCTTGGTTAAATGAGCGCACTGCGATTACGCCAGAAGATATCCACGCGGTTTTCCACGAAACGGTTGCGCATAGATTGGTATTTAGTCCAGTTTATGAAATGCGCCGCACGGAGATTGCGCGCGAAATGTTAAGCAATATTATCAATGCGGTCGCTGCGCCCTAA
- a CDS encoding DUF58 domain-containing protein, protein MSIEDIKEFSYHIGWRNRGRHPGRHASTQRGMGMEFIGHTTLIAYPDPRRIDLRQTIRDPMEQVYVRLFNQKSATPVFVICDLSGSMNFGAKERKIRKAAEIAESIARSATRNSDPFGFVGFDEVVREDWISTASFKSQRGIELAERLKEYHPEAVSGSGINEVWRYLPRERSLVFLISDFHMPLKQLEESLSNLLRHHIVPVVLWDADEYKNLPEFGITAVTDPETGAKRTLFLRKEYRDKIIAAFEARREAIYKLFMQFDMPPFYVEGDFDADALTEYFHQFVAA, encoded by the coding sequence ATGTCCATTGAAGATATCAAAGAGTTTAGCTACCACATCGGCTGGCGTAATCGCGGTCGCCATCCTGGCCGCCACGCTAGCACACAGCGCGGCATGGGTATGGAATTTATCGGCCATACCACGCTGATCGCTTATCCTGATCCGCGCCGTATCGATTTGCGTCAAACCATTCGCGATCCGATGGAACAGGTTTATGTACGCTTATTCAATCAAAAAAGTGCAACACCAGTTTTTGTGATTTGTGATTTATCTGGCAGCATGAATTTTGGCGCTAAAGAGCGAAAAATCCGTAAAGCCGCTGAAATCGCCGAATCCATTGCACGCTCAGCCACTAGGAATTCTGACCCGTTTGGTTTTGTGGGTTTTGATGAAGTGGTACGCGAAGATTGGATTAGTACTGCATCGTTTAAATCGCAACGCGGTATAGAGTTGGCAGAACGCTTAAAAGAATATCACCCCGAAGCGGTTTCTGGCAGCGGTATTAATGAAGTTTGGCGCTATTTACCACGCGAACGCTCACTGGTATTTTTGATTTCAGATTTCCATATGCCGTTAAAACAGCTAGAAGAGTCGCTATCCAATCTATTGCGCCATCACATTGTGCCAGTGGTTTTGTGGGATGCAGACGAATATAAAAATCTGCCCGAATTTGGTATTACCGCCGTTACCGATCCTGAAACTGGCGCAAAACGCACGCTATTTTTGCGCAAAGAATATCGCGACAAAATCATCGCAGCGTTTGAAGCGCGCCGTGAAGCGATTTACAAACTATTTATGCAATTTGATATGCCACCGTTTTATGTGGAAGGCGATTTTGATGCAGATGCCTTAACCGAATATTTTCATCAATTTGTCGCTGCTTAG